Proteins found in one Nitrospirota bacterium genomic segment:
- a CDS encoding type II secretion system F family protein: protein MPVFSYKATTIEGSVIEGVIEAIDEKSAVERLKNSGVIPIKVISPKEGIKKTFTLKSSKADLLTFTTELSALLTAGLPLDRSLNILSEISESSEMKTVVQSILKSIREGNSFSDALQKHPRLFPKLYVNMIRAGEAGGVLDIVLDKLNEFLESSKALRDHVLSVMIYPAILMTTGGISIIILLTFVLPKFSAIFAELGGSLPLSTQILLLFSNSLREYWWIVLSAVIAGWIIFRNYIKTDAGKYQWDVVKLRLLGDIIRKLETARFCRTLGTLLKSGVPLLQALGNARDVVSNQVIASAIDKVAAGAKEGKGIAVPLADTDVFPQLALSMIKVGEETGQLDTMLMKVAQTYEKSLNMAIKKFVNLLEPVMILTMGLIIGFIVISMLIAIFSITELPF from the coding sequence GTGCCTGTCTTTTCCTACAAGGCGACAACGATTGAAGGTTCCGTCATTGAAGGCGTCATTGAAGCAATCGACGAGAAATCTGCTGTCGAGCGGCTGAAAAACTCCGGCGTTATCCCGATTAAGGTCATTTCCCCAAAAGAAGGGATAAAAAAGACCTTTACCCTCAAATCATCAAAAGCCGACCTGCTGACATTTACCACAGAACTTTCGGCACTTTTAACCGCAGGACTTCCTCTTGACAGGAGTCTGAACATCCTTTCCGAAATATCAGAGAGCAGTGAGATGAAAACCGTGGTACAGTCGATCCTGAAATCCATCAGGGAGGGGAATTCCTTTTCTGACGCCCTTCAGAAACATCCGAGGCTGTTCCCGAAGCTCTATGTCAATATGATACGGGCCGGTGAAGCCGGTGGCGTGCTGGATATCGTTCTGGACAAGCTGAACGAATTTCTTGAATCTTCCAAGGCACTGAGGGATCATGTACTCTCTGTGATGATATATCCTGCCATTCTGATGACGACAGGCGGCATATCAATAATCATCCTCCTGACTTTCGTGCTCCCGAAATTTTCCGCAATATTCGCCGAACTTGGCGGGTCGCTCCCCTTATCGACACAAATCCTCCTCCTGTTCAGCAACAGCCTCAGGGAATACTGGTGGATCGTCCTCTCGGCGGTCATTGCAGGGTGGATCATCTTCAGGAATTACATAAAAACCGATGCAGGGAAATATCAGTGGGATGTCGTTAAGCTCAGACTGCTCGGAGATATCATACGAAAACTCGAGACGGCCAGGTTCTGCAGGACTCTGGGCACGCTCCTTAAAAGCGGCGTTCCCCTGCTGCAGGCATTGGGCAATGCAAGGGATGTGGTGAGCAACCAGGTGATCGCTTCGGCAATTGACAAGGTAGCAGCCGGAGCAAAGGAGGGGAAAGGGATCGCAGTTCCCCTGGCCGACACAGATGTCTTTCCGCAGCTCGCCCTCTCCATGATAAAGGTCGGGGAGGAGACCGGCCAGCTCGATACGATGCTGATGAAGGTCGCCCAGACATATGAGAAAAGCCTGAATATGGCGATTAAGAAATTTGTGAATCTTCTTGAGCCTGTCATGATACTCACCATGGGACTGATTATCGGTTTCATAGTGATTTCCATGCTGATTGCCATCTTCAGCATCACTGAACTGCCGTTTTAA
- the gspE gene encoding type II secretion system ATPase GspE, producing the protein MIKDIPYLNTEDLPKVPFVLNGISSRFIRENKIIPLELKNNVLKVVMANPGDAASIDALRVAIAAEVMVYTCEHSVIEEFISRFYEQESQNINRIIEDLGDRGIEFLKEEEEDIGHLKDLASEAPIIRLVNMLITRAIESRASDIHIEPFDDELKVRYRIDGVLHDIESTPKRLQAAIVSRIKIMAKLNIAERRLPQDGRIRLKIGEREVDLRVSTIPVLYGESVVMRILHKEGIVIDLNLLGFAPGNLSDFNNLITKPNGIILVTGPTGSGKTTTLYGALDKINSPDKKIITVEDPVEYQLKGVNQIQVKPQIGLNFANTLRHIVRQDPDIIMIGEVRDLETAEIAIQSALTGHLVFSTLHTNDAPSAITRLLDMGVENFLLSSTIRGILAQRLVRVICPACKEKDPSAAGKEELKLLGIDSATLLYRGKGCEACAFTGYYGRLGLFELLLVNDDIRKLILKNADSNEIRKVARQHGMKTLLEDGADKIKAGITTLNEIFRVTQEA; encoded by the coding sequence ATGATTAAAGACATACCGTATCTGAACACAGAAGACCTGCCGAAAGTGCCGTTTGTCCTGAACGGGATATCCTCACGTTTTATCCGTGAAAACAAGATTATCCCTCTTGAGTTGAAAAACAATGTACTGAAGGTCGTCATGGCCAATCCCGGGGATGCTGCATCAATCGACGCGCTCAGGGTCGCGATTGCCGCTGAAGTGATGGTCTACACCTGTGAACACAGTGTGATCGAGGAATTCATCTCGAGGTTTTACGAGCAGGAGTCCCAGAATATCAACAGGATTATCGAGGACCTCGGCGACAGGGGCATTGAATTCCTGAAAGAAGAGGAAGAAGATATCGGCCACCTGAAAGACCTTGCTTCGGAGGCCCCGATAATCAGGCTCGTCAATATGCTTATCACCCGGGCCATCGAAAGCAGGGCAAGTGATATCCACATTGAGCCTTTCGATGACGAACTGAAGGTAAGATACCGCATCGACGGCGTGCTGCATGATATAGAGTCAACACCCAAGAGGCTGCAGGCAGCGATCGTATCAAGGATAAAAATCATGGCGAAACTCAACATCGCCGAGAGAAGACTGCCGCAGGACGGACGCATACGACTGAAGATCGGGGAGAGGGAGGTCGACCTCAGGGTATCGACAATTCCGGTGCTCTATGGCGAAAGTGTTGTTATGAGAATCCTCCACAAGGAAGGCATCGTGATAGACCTGAACCTTCTTGGCTTTGCTCCGGGCAACCTCAGTGATTTCAACAATCTGATAACAAAACCGAACGGCATTATCCTTGTGACAGGACCTACAGGAAGCGGAAAAACGACAACACTCTATGGTGCGCTCGACAAGATAAATTCCCCCGACAAGAAGATCATCACTGTCGAGGACCCTGTTGAATATCAGCTTAAGGGGGTAAACCAGATACAGGTAAAACCGCAAATAGGCCTGAACTTTGCAAATACTCTTCGCCATATCGTCAGACAGGACCCGGACATCATCATGATCGGTGAGGTCAGGGATCTGGAGACAGCAGAAATCGCCATACAGTCTGCCCTCACCGGCCATCTTGTCTTTTCGACACTCCATACCAATGATGCGCCAAGCGCCATCACAAGGCTCCTCGACATGGGGGTCGAGAATTTCCTGCTCTCCTCCACAATCAGGGGGATCCTTGCCCAGAGGCTCGTGAGGGTCATCTGTCCTGCATGCAAGGAGAAAGACCCGTCTGCTGCGGGGAAAGAGGAACTGAAGCTCCTCGGCATCGACAGTGCGACGCTCCTTTACCGCGGAAAGGGATGCGAAGCCTGTGCCTTTACCGGTTATTACGGCAGGCTGGGCCTGTTCGAACTGCTGCTTGTCAACGATGACATCCGGAAACTCATCCTGAAAAATGCGGATTCTAACGAAATACGCAAGGTTGCCAGGCAACACGGGATGAAAACCCTTCTCGAGGACGGGGCTGATAAGATAAAGGCAGGTATCACGACCCTGAATGAAATCTTCAGGGTGACACAGGAGGCGTAG